The sequence GCCGCTTGCCGGGCTCGTTGTCCATGGTGCGGAAAACGGTCATGGAATACTGGTAACCGGTCTGGTCATTGTCCCAATGTACCGGAGAGCGGTCCGGGGCCCGGCCCAGTGCGCTGGCTATGCGCAGGGCGTCCGAGCGGGTCAGCCAGCTTCCGGCGAACTGGGGGGCATCGTTCAGGTCCGTCACGCCCATGGTGTGCTGACAGCCGCCGAAAAGTAACACGGCGGCCAGCAGGACGAGCATTGGACCGAAGGAGTTTCGTTTCATTGTTCCTCGCAAGAGGGGGCGGCGGACCGCCCCCAGTTTCCAGCGGTTAAAAGTCGTAGCCGAAGGACTCGACGACGCCCTTGCTGCGAGCCTTGGAGGCTGCCATGCGTTCTTCAAGCTCCTTGACGTAGTCGTCCAGATCAAGCTGCTTGCTTGCCACGCCGGTGTCCATGGCGGCCTTGGCCACTGCCGGGGCCAGCCACGTCAACACGCGGGGATCAAGCGGCTTGGGGATGATGTAGTCGATGCCGTATTCCAGCCCGTCCACGCCGTATGCCTTGCAGATATCCTCGGATACCGGCTCCTTGGCGAGATCGGCCAGTGCCTGCGCCGCAGCGATCTTCATTTCCTCGTTGATGATGCTGGCGCGGCAGTCGAGGGCGCCGCGAAAGATGAAAGGGAAGCCGAGCACGTTGTTCACCTGATTGGGGAAGTCGGAACGGCCGGTGCCCATGATGATATCCGGGCGAACGTCCTTGACCACCGGATACGGAATTTCCGGGTCCGGGTTGGCGCAGGCGAAGATGATGGCGTTTTCGGACATGGTCTTGACCATCTCGGCGTTGATGGCGTCCTTGACCGAGAGACCGAGGAACATGTCTGCGCCGTTCATGACGTCGGCGAGCGTGCCGTAGTCCTTGTCCTGCGCATAGTGACGTTTGAAGTCGTTCAGGTCGTCGCGTCCTTCGTGAATGAGTCCGCGCGAATCGAACATGAAGATGTTCTCGCGCTTTACGCCCATGGCCACGTACAGGTCGGAGCAGGCAATGGCAGCGGCTCCGGCCCCGGAGACCACGATCTTGATGTCCTCGATCTTCTTGCCGGAGATTTCAAGGGCGTTGATGATGCCTGCGGCCGAGATGATGGCGGTGCCGTGCTGATCGTCATGGAAGACAGGGATGTTCATCTCTTCCTTGAGGCGGCGCTCGATTTCGAAGCATTCCGGAGCTTTGATGTCCTCAAGGTTGATACCCCCGAAGGTCGGGCCGAGCACGCGGCAGAAGTTCACCACGTCGTCGGGCGTGGCGGCGTCGATGTTGAGGTCGTACACGTCGATGTCCGCGAAAATCTTGAAGAGCACGCCTTTGCCTTCCATCACCGGCTTGGCGGCTTCAGGGCCGATGTTGCCGAGGCCGAGCACGGCGGTTCCGTTGGAGACCACTGCCACGAGATTGCCCCTGTTGGTGTAGCGGTAGGAGTCTTCCTTGTCCGCGTGGATGGCGCGGCAGGCCTCGGCCACGCCGGGCGAGTAGGCC is a genomic window of Desulfovibrio oxyclinae DSM 11498 containing:
- a CDS encoding malic enzyme-like NAD(P)-binding protein, with product MALFTKEEALKYHEDKRRGKLEVFSIKPCDTQKHLSMAYSPGVAEACRAIHADKEDSYRYTNRGNLVAVVSNGTAVLGLGNIGPEAAKPVMEGKGVLFKIFADIDVYDLNIDAATPDDVVNFCRVLGPTFGGINLEDIKAPECFEIERRLKEEMNIPVFHDDQHGTAIISAAGIINALEISGKKIEDIKIVVSGAGAAAIACSDLYVAMGVKRENIFMFDSRGLIHEGRDDLNDFKRHYAQDKDYGTLADVMNGADMFLGLSVKDAINAEMVKTMSENAIIFACANPDPEIPYPVVKDVRPDIIMGTGRSDFPNQVNNVLGFPFIFRGALDCRASIINEEMKIAAAQALADLAKEPVSEDICKAYGVDGLEYGIDYIIPKPLDPRVLTWLAPAVAKAAMDTGVASKQLDLDDYVKELEERMAASKARSKGVVESFGYDF